Proteins from a single region of Xiphias gladius isolate SHS-SW01 ecotype Sanya breed wild chromosome 2, ASM1685928v1, whole genome shotgun sequence:
- the ano6 gene encoding anoctamin-6 encodes MRENDILEMDSVSYTEELEGDTELGMIDEVVYPEEFLPTYQSIKEGTRVAKTQLAEFNDKPDSLFFNDGVRRIDFMLVYEDEEKKEYDKRHMFQRRKRRREYFEASLMKMGIELEATQSVVDDKLMFVKVHMPWDVLCTYAEVLHIKLPIQPNDLASRPSPWRFFSCITKHFYPNEELISRETEFFTAPFEKDRLEYFYIKDKDVFFTPSMRSRMAYYILSRAPYEIRGNMKKFGITKLLDGGVYKAAYPLHDCRFNVKSTEKDCPNERFLLYQEWAHPKSFYKMQPLDLIRKYYGEKIGIYFAWLGFYTIMLALAAVVGLGCFIYGYKTQETSTWSKEVCDPEIGGNIVMCPQCDRFCNYWRLNTTCEASKKLCIFDNYGTLVFAVFMSIWVTLFLEFWKRYQAELEYEWDTVEFLEQEEPRRPEYEAKCIYERKNPVTGVKEKVPYTTCGRCVRVSVGIGTVLFWILLILASIVAITVYRLAVFFTFSTRLRSQELKELEPLKEYVTPQMATSVTASLISFVVIMILNILYERVAIWITDFELPRTKTDYENSLTLKMFLFQFVNYYSSCFYIAFAKGKAVSYPGEPVYLLGKYRNEECDPGGCLFELTTQLSIIMGGKAIWNNIQEVLLPWIKNLIFRHCNRAAYEKVIPRWEQDYQLQAISKLGLFYEYLEMVIQFGFVTLFVASFPLAPVLALVNNLFEIRVDAWKITTQFRRIVPEKAQDIGAWQPILQGIAILAVATNAMIIAFTSDMIPRLVYYWSFSVYPYGDHSNTMEGYINSSLSIFNTSDFSSQSKPITDNSTLITTCRYRDFRYPPGHPRQYEHNVYYWHVVAAKMAFIIVLEHIVYLTKFILSYMIPDVPYAVKERIKREKYLTQVILHETNLKLVTKRLKPVDDETLEHTEVQVGKEEMELDF; translated from the exons ATGCGCGAGAACGACATTCTCGAGATGGACTCCGTCTCCTACACGGAGGAGTTGGAGGGGGACACTGAACTTGGCATGATAGACGAAGTCG tttatcctGAGGAGTTCTTACCAACCTACCAGTCTATTAAAGAAGGAACAAGAGTAGCCAAAACACAACTG GCCGAGTTCAACGACAAACCCGACTCCTTATTCTTCAATGATGGTGTGAGGCGGATCGATTTCATGCTGGTCTATGAagatgaggagaagaaggagTATGACAAGAGGCACATGTTCCAGCGACGCAAG AGACGGCGAGAGTACTTTGAGGCCAGCTTGATGAAGATGGGGATTGAGCTGGAGGCCACACAATCT GTAGTAGATGATAAACTGATGTTCGTCAAGGTCCACATGCCATGGGATGTGCTGTGCACCTACGCCGAGGTCCTGCACATCAAGCTCCCTATCCAGCCCAACGACCTGGCCTCCCGCCCCTCCCCGTGGCGCTTTTTCTCCTGCATCACCAAGCACTTCTACCCCAACGAGGAGCTGATCAGCAGGGAGACCGAGTTCTTCACCGCCCCCTTTGAGAAAGACCGTCTGGAATACTTCTACATAAAGGACAAGGATGTCTTCTTCACTCCATCCATGAGAAGCAGGATG GCATATTACATCCTTAGTCGTGCCCCCTATGAAATAAGAGGAAATATGAAGAAGTTTGGCATCACCAAACTGCTGGATGGTGGAGTGTACAAAGCTGCTTATCCCCTCCATGAT TGCCGGTTCAATGTCAAGTCCACAGAGAAGGACTGCCCCAATGAGAGATTTCTACTCTATCAAGAATGGGCTCATCCCAAAAGCTTCTACAAGATGCAGCCACTTGACCTAATAAG gaagTATTATGGGGAGAAGATTGGCATTTACTTTGCCTGGTTGGGTTTCTACACAATAATGCTCGCTCTGGCTGCTGTTGTGGGACTGGGTTGCTTCATTTATGGATACAAGACTCAAGAAACCAGCACCTGGAG CAAAGAGGTGTGCGACCCTGAGATTGGAGGAAATATAGTGATGTGTCCGCAGTGTGACAGGTTCTGCAATTACTGGAGGTTAAACACCACTTGTGAAGCATCAAAA aaactTTGCATATTTGATAACTATGGAACCCTGGTGTTTGCAGTTTTCATGTCAATTTGGG TAACTTTGTTCCTGGAGTTCTGGAAACGTTACCAGGCAGAGCTGGAGTACGAGTGGGACACTGTGGAGTTTCTGGAGCAGGAAGAGCCGCGTCGCCCAGAGTATGAGGCCAAGTGTATCTACGAGAGAAAAAATCCTGTCACAGGg gtaaaagaaaaagtgccCTATACAACCTGTGGACGGTGTGTTCGGGTGTCAGTAGGAATCGGGACAGTCCTATTCTGG ATTCTGTTGATCCTTGCGTCCATTGTGGCCATCACTGTCTACCGCCTGGctgttttctttacattctCAACTAGACTCAGAAGTCAGGAGCTGAAGGAGTTGGAGCCATTAAAGGAGTACGTGACACCTCAGATGGCCACTTCTGTTACAGCTTCCCTCATCAGCTTTGTTGTAATTATGATCCTCAATATTCTCTATGAGCGCGTCGCCATCTGGATCACTGACTTTG AACTTCCACGGACCAAGACGGACTACGAGAACAGCTTAACCCTGAAGATGTTCCTCTTTCAGTTTGTCAACTACTACTCTTCCTGTTTCTACATCGCCTTCGCCAAAGGGAAAGCAGTTAGCTATCCTGGAGAGCCCGTTTATCTTTTGGGAAAATATCGCAACGAGGAG TGTGATCCTGGTGGTTGTCTGTTTGAGTTGACGACGCAGCTCTCTATCATCATGGGCGGCAAAGCCATCTGGAACAACATCCAAGAGGTCTTGCTACC GTGGATCAAGAATTTGATTTTCCGCCACTGCAACCGTGCGGCCTATGAGAAGGTGATTCCTCGCTGGGAGCAGGACTACCAGCTCCAGGCCATTTCAAAACTAGGACTGTTCTATGAATATCTTGAAATGG TCATCCAGTTTGGCTTTGTGACATTATTTGTGGCCTCCTTCCCTCTGGCTCCGGTCCTGGCTCTGGTCAACAATCTGTTTGAGATACGCGTTGATGCTTGGAAAATCACCACTCAGTTTCGCCGCATCGTGCCAGAGAAGGCCCAGGATATAGGGGCCTGGCAGCCCATTCTTCAGGGCATCGCCATCTTGGCTGTTGCAACAAAT GCCATGATCATTGCTTTTACATCAGACATGATTCCACGCTTGGTCTACTACTGGTCTTTCTCTGTGTACCCATATGGAGATCACTCTAACACCATGGAGGGCTATATCAACAGCTCGCTGTCTATATTCAACACCAGCGATTTCTCCAGCCAAAGCAAGCCCATTACAGATAACAGCACACTCATCACCACCTGCAG gtaTCGGGATTTTCGGTATCCTCCGGGGCATCCCAGACAGTATGAGCACAATGTCTACTATTGGCATGTGGTCGCAGCAAAAATGGCTTTTATAATTGTTTTAGAG cACATTGTTTACCTTACCAAGTTCATCCTGTCCTACATGATCCCAGACGTCCCATACGCTGTCAAAGAACGGATCAAACGAGAGAAATACTTGACCCAGGTTATCCTCCACGAGACCAACCTCAAGCTGGTGACCAAACGTTTGAAACCAGTCGATGACGAGACTCTCGAGCACACAGAAGTGCAAGTGGgaaaggaggagatggagctTGATTTCTAA
- the ints13 gene encoding integrator complex subunit 13 — protein MKMFSVSHKTVFVVDHCPYMAESSRQQVECDVLTKSRAQGVIPLAPVSKSLWTCAVECSMEYCRILYDIYPQDKLVNYIVSDSEFHILNSWRQEDQSTHELMSALAAVGPPNPREDPECCSILHGLVAAVESLCKITELQHERRTALMDTAERVANRGRIICLTNAKSDTHVRMLEDCIQETILEQNKLAAGSDRLMAIQQCELVLVHIYPQGEDTLVSDRPKKEISPLLTSEVHSVRAGRHLATKLNILVQQHFDLASTTITNIPMKEEQHANTSANYDVELLHHRDAHLEFFKSGDLHMAGTSTRENGLKETVTLKWCTPRTNSIELHYCTGAYRISPTDVNSRPSSCLTNFLLNGRSVLLEQPRKSGSKVISHMLSSHGGEIFLHVLNSNRSTLEDPPSISEGCGGRVTDYRITDFGEFMRENRLTPVSESSHDPSGKLPAERAKAQLERHTRYWPMIISQTTIFNMQAVVPLANLIVKETLTEEDVLTCQKTVYNLVDMERKNDPLPISTVGSRGKGPKRDEQYRIMWNELETLVKTHAGATDRHQRVLDCIIACRSKPPEEEDRKKRGRKREDREDRAEKNCSKETDDKSWQDSERLKGLMDKEEQESEVIKDSPDSPEPLNKKPRLSTEEVQPPERAKGPVSLLTMWSNRITTANSRKHQEFVGRASSVNNKFELYQHLKDENGMDVHENGKASR, from the exons ATGAAGATGTTCTCAGTGTCCCATAAGACGGTATTCGTGGTAGACCACTGTCCCTATATGGCTGAGTCGAGTCGTCAGCAGGTGGAGTGTGATGTGCTGACAAAGAGTCGAGCTCAAGGGGTTATTCCTTTGGCCCCTGTGTCCAAGTCCCTGTGGACCTGTGCTGTGGAGTGCTCCATGGAGTACTGCCGGATTCTCTATGACATTTATCCACAGGACAAACTG gtTAATTACATTGTGAGTGATTCAGAGTTTCACATATTGAATAGCTGGAGGCAGGAAGATCAGAGCACTCATGAG CTCATGTCAGCTCTGGCTGCTGTTGGTCCACCTAACCCACGCGAGGACCCAGAGTGTTGCAGCATCCTGCATGGGCTGGTGGCTGCAGTGGAGTCATTATGCAAGATCACAGAGTTGCAGCACGAGAGGCGTACCGCGCTGATGGACACAGCTGAGAGAGTGGCCAACAGGGGTCGTATTATCTGCCTGACCAATGCTAAAAG CGATACTCACGTGCGCATGTTGGAAGACTGCATCCAGGAGACCATTTTAGAACAAAACAAGCTGGCAGCAGGCTCAGACAG GCTGATGGCCATTCAGCAGTGTGAGCTGGTTTTAGTTCACATTTACCCACAGGGTGAAGACACGCTGGTGTCTGACCGACCTAAGAAAGAG ATCTCTCCCCTGCTCACCAGTGAGGTTCACAGTGTTCGTGCTGGGAGACACCTCGCCACCAAACTGAACATTCTGGTCCAGCAGCACTTTGACTTGGCCTCCACCACCATAACAAACATCCCCATGAAG GAAGAGCAGCACGCAAACACATCAGCCAATTATGATGTCGAGCTCCTGCATCACAGAGACGCTCACCTGGAGTTCTTTAAAAGTG GAGACTTGCATATGGCTGGCACCAGCACTCGAGAAAATGGACTCAAAGAGACGGTTACACTGAAATGGTGCACTCCACGGACCAACAGCATAG agCTGCATTACTGTACCGGAGCTTATCGCATCTCCCCCACAGATGTAAACAGTCGTCCGTCGTCATGCTTGACAAATTTTCTCCTGAACG GTCGATCAGTGCTGCTGGAGCAGCCCAGGAAgtcagggtcaaaggtcatcagcCACATGCTCAGCAGCCATGGCGGCGAGATCTTCCTGCATGTGCTCAACAGCAACCGCTCCACCCTGGAGGACCCGCCCTCCATCAGCGAGGGCTGCGGAGGTCGAGTGACAGACTACCGAATCACG gACTTTGGTGAATTCATGCGGGAGAACCGGCTGACTCCGGTGTCAGAGTCTTCCCATGATCCCTCGGGCAAGCTGCCAGCTGAGAGGGCTAAGGCGCAGCTGGAGCGTCACACTCGATACTGGCCAATGATCATCTCCCAGACCACCATCTTTAACATGCAGGCA GTGGTTCCTCTAGCTAACCTGATAGTGAAGGAGACTCTGACTGAAGAGGACGTTCTGACCTGTCAGAAGACTGTTTACAACCTGGTAGACATGGAGAGGAAGAATGACCCACTTCCTATCTCTACCGTCGGATCCAGAGGCAAAGGCCCCAAGag AGATGAACAGTATCGTATAATGTGGAACGAGCTGGAAACATTGGTGAAAACTCACGCCGGAGCCACCGACCGACACCAGCGGGTTCTGGACTGCATCATCGCCTGCCGCAGCAAACCTCCcgaggaggaggacagaaagaagagagggaggaagagggaagacAGGGAGGACAGGgcagagaaaaactgcagcaaGGAAACGGACGACAAAAGCTGGCAGGACTCAGAGAG GCTAAAGGGTTTGATGGATAAAGAAGAACAGGAGTCGGAAGTGATCAAGGATTCCCCTGACTCTCCAGAGCCGCTCAACAAGAAACCGCGCCTGTCCACAGAGGAGGTTCAGCCCCCGGAGAGAGCGAAAG GTCCGGTCTCGCTCCTCACCATGTGGTCCAATCGCATCACCACAGCCAATTCCAGAAAGCACCAAGAGTTTGTTGGAAGAGCGAGCTCCGTCAACAACAAGTTTGAGTTGTACCAGCACCTCAAAGATGAGAATGG GATGGATGTTCACGAAAACGGCAAGGCCTCCAGATGA